Genomic DNA from Thermomicrobiales bacterium:
GCGCGAACACCGCAATGATGATCACGACCCAAATCAAGGTCATCACGATCGGATGCTCAGACGGGAAATTGTCGGTCGCGTACGGATTCGGGTTCCCCCAGAGTTCGCGAATCGACGAGGTCAGCGTACTGACCGGGTTCCACTCCGCAACCGGGCGCAGCCAGGACGGCAGGGTCGACATCGGCACGAATGCGTTCGACACGAACGTAAGCGGGAAGATGACCATGAAGCCGACCTGTTGGGCCGATTCCACCGTTCGCAACGAAAGCCCGATGTAGATGCCCACCCAGCTCATCGCGAACACGAACAGGAGCAGGATGCCGATTCCCGCCAGCAGGTTCCAGAATCCTTCGTGCCAACGCCAGTCGACGGCGTAGCCGGAGACCATCAGCACAACCAGGATGCCGAGCTGGTAGACCAGGTCGAACATCGCACGCCCGCTCAGCACCGCTGATCGAGCCATCGGCAGCGAACGGAAGCGATCGATGATTCCCTTGCTGACATCGTCAACCATCCCCACGGCGGTGATGGACGATGCGAACACGATCGTTTGAGCGTAGATGCCCGGCAGCAGGAACTCCCGGTAGGATCCACCGCCCGGCAGCGGGATCGCTCCGCCAAACACGAACGCGAAGAGCAGCACGAACATGATCGACTGCATGATCATGAAAATGGCCATCTCGGGGATGCGCGGCACCCGCTTCAGGTTCCGCCATGCCACCAGCCAGCCATCCGTGATCGCTTGCCTCAGCCCACCCGAGCCGGCGGCAAATGTTCCGGCGCTCATGACGACACCCCTTCCCCGGCTTCATCGCCAGAGCCGTTTTCGACAGCGCCATGGCCGGTCAACTTCAGGAACACATCATCGAGGGTCGGGCGTCGCAGTCCGATGTCGTCGATCTGAATGCCTGCGTCACCAAGAATGCGTACGACTTCGGTCAGGCGCTGCACCCCACCTTGCGCCGGGATCGTGATCCGGCGCAAATGATCGTGGACGGAATGCTCGTCGCCGCCGAGCAGCGTTCTCGTCAATTCGAGCTCATCACGACGGTGGACGATGACTTCGATCCGCTCACCGCCGATCTGCGATTTGAGTTCGTCGGCCGTTCCGCGCGCGATGATCCGGCCGTGGTCGACCACGGCGATGCTGTCGGCCAGTTCGTCTGCTTCTTCCAGGTACTGGGTGGTGAGGAGCAACGTCGCTCCGGCTCGCACCCGTTCCCGAATCGCTTCCCACATGCCGATCCGGCTGCGCGGATCGAGACCGGTCGTCGGTTCGTCGAGCACGAGCAACCGCGGCCGCCCGGTCAGGGCGCTGGCGAGGTCGAGCCGGCGACGCATCCCGCCCGAATAGGTCTTGGCGGGGCGATCGGCCGCGTCGGTCAGTTCGAACTGTTCGAGCAGTTCGGCCGCGCGCGCAATCGCATCAGCCTTCGAGAGTTGGTAGAGGCGCCCGAAAAGGATCAGGTTTTCGCGTCCGGTGAGGTACTCATCGACCGCGGCATATTGGCCGGAGACGC
This window encodes:
- a CDS encoding ABC transporter permease — translated: MSAGTFAAGSGGLRQAITDGWLVAWRNLKRVPRIPEMAIFMIMQSIMFVLLFAFVFGGAIPLPGGGSYREFLLPGIYAQTIVFASSITAVGMVDDVSKGIIDRFRSLPMARSAVLSGRAMFDLVYQLGILVVLMVSGYAVDWRWHEGFWNLLAGIGILLLFVFAMSWVGIYIGLSLRTVESAQQVGFMVIFPLTFVSNAFVPMSTLPSWLRPVAEWNPVSTLTSSIRELWGNPNPYATDNFPSEHPIVMTLIWVVIIIAVFAPLGVRKYRNISR
- a CDS encoding ATP-binding cassette domain-containing protein — encoded protein: MQTATLASPVERQTGGGAPVIVAEGLVKIYRGRKNEVRALDGLDLTVDEGTVLGLLGPNGAGKTTTVRILTTLLQPDGGNATVFGLDVVRDAHRLRSQIGVSGQYAAVDEYLTGRENLILFGRLYQLSKADAIARAAELLEQFELTDAADRPAKTYSGGMRRRLDLASALTGRPRLLVLDEPTTGLDPRSRIGMWEAIRERVRAGATLLLTTQYLEEADELADSIAVVDHGRIIARGTADELKSQIGGERIEVIVHRRDELELTRTLLGGDEHSVHDHLRRITIPAQGGVQRLTEVVRILGDAGIQIDDIGLRRPTLDDVFLKLTGHGAVENGSGDEAGEGVSS